Below is a window of Nitrospirota bacterium DNA.
GGCAGATGAAATTAAATTCTAATATAATGTTTTTAGCGAGCTACATCAAGTTACAAGCTAAAAAGTGAATACAGTTGATTTTTCAGCTAAATCAATAAGATACGGAGCTTTACCAAACCTGGCATTTTCAATAAGGTCTCCCTCAAGTACCTGCCTTGTTTCTGCACAGGGTGTGCAAACGTGAATCGTTACATTGTTGGCCATAAGATAACCTAAATGTGAGATAGCCTCATCACCGGTTGGTGCTATTACATGGTCTATTAACCCTTGTTTAGCCAGAAAAACAGCATCATCCGTTAAAAATATTTCAACGTCGTGGCCTTTTTCCTTAGCTACTT
It encodes the following:
- a CDS encoding DsrE family protein, translated to MSSFVFVLTRGMEDPTRVCRALQLAKVAKEKGHDVEIFLTDDAVFLAKQGLIDHVIAPTGDEAISHLGYLMANNVTIHVCTPCAETRQVLEGDLIENARFGKAPYLIDLAEKSTVFTF